A stretch of Imperialibacter roseus DNA encodes these proteins:
- a CDS encoding UDP-2,3-diacylglucosamine diphosphatase: MQFDNGTLPDGKLIYFASDFHLGAPNQTKSRERENKVVEWLGSIEDSAAAIFLVGDIFDFWFEYNHVIPKGFARFQGKIAELVDKDIPVIFFSGNHDMWMASYFTEEFGIPVYHENKRYVVNGVKLLVGHGDGLGPGDYRYKFLKKIFRNKLCQWAFKWLHPNVGMAIAHKWSSNSRISNLRYDEAFLGDDEWLWTYCKEAEAKEHHDFYIFGHRHLPLDLEVGKSSRYINLGEWINHCTYAVFDGKKVALKRFE; this comes from the coding sequence ATGCAGTTTGACAACGGTACCCTCCCGGACGGGAAATTGATCTATTTCGCCAGTGATTTTCACCTTGGAGCCCCCAACCAAACAAAGAGCCGGGAAAGGGAGAACAAAGTGGTGGAATGGCTGGGAAGTATCGAAGACTCTGCCGCCGCCATCTTTCTTGTTGGCGATATTTTTGATTTCTGGTTTGAGTACAACCATGTGATCCCCAAAGGCTTTGCCCGGTTTCAGGGAAAAATTGCTGAACTGGTCGATAAAGACATTCCTGTCATCTTTTTCTCAGGCAACCACGATATGTGGATGGCCAGCTACTTTACTGAAGAGTTTGGAATACCCGTGTACCATGAAAACAAGCGCTACGTCGTCAATGGTGTAAAGCTGCTGGTGGGGCACGGCGATGGCCTTGGGCCCGGCGACTATCGATATAAATTTCTTAAGAAGATTTTCAGGAACAAGCTTTGCCAATGGGCATTCAAATGGCTGCACCCCAATGTGGGAATGGCCATCGCTCACAAATGGTCGAGCAACAGCAGGATCAGCAACCTGAGGTATGACGAGGCCTTTCTGGGGGATGACGAGTGGCTTTGGACATATTGCAAAGAAGCTGAAGCCAAAGAGCACCACGACTTCTATATTTTCGGGCACAGACACCTGCCCCTTGACCTGGAAGTTGGGAAGAGCAGCAGATACATTAACTTAGGAGAGTGGATCAACCACTGTACTTATGCGGTATTTGACGGAAAAAAAGTTGCGCTCAAAAGGTTTGAATAA
- a CDS encoding TolC family protein: MRKVNVWHLLFVLLFSILVSPAFSQAEPEVLTLERAMELALQNNIDLKRAQNNVIAATSNKRQAVMNFLPNLNGSIGYTVSNGTNFDNNSGQFVTTTFEQSSPTLSSNMNLFSAFYNHHLLHRRENELESSVYALRYSELIVRANVLLRFLNVSLDRENIKNSERRLELLQSQLEREEKREFVGVASLENVYNFRSQVANQKLTLVGLENQYKSDFLALIQTLQLNDPENYVLQDIEVQVSAEDTQVEPFQQVMAEVLENSYNVKSSFYTMQAAKNALKVSRTSYYPSVGIGAGIGTRYSTNNDGELFSQYKTFTNNYYGFQISVPIFNNFLVKNQVAQAKVGMFNAELNYKQAILDITNRIQRDYLDLVSSITSYESALENFEAQEQTFNFVQTRFDTGATDFYTYLESLNNKNNAEITLINAKYSIAFRNKILDLFRGMSSTTE; the protein is encoded by the coding sequence ATGAGAAAAGTGAATGTGTGGCACCTTCTGTTTGTGCTCTTGTTTTCAATATTGGTGAGCCCGGCCTTTTCGCAAGCCGAACCCGAAGTTCTCACTCTAGAAAGGGCTATGGAGCTGGCGCTTCAGAATAACATAGATTTGAAGAGAGCGCAAAACAACGTAATTGCAGCCACGTCAAACAAGCGGCAAGCAGTGATGAATTTTCTCCCGAATCTTAATGGCTCTATTGGCTATACTGTTTCTAATGGAACTAACTTTGACAATAACTCCGGCCAGTTCGTAACGACAACTTTTGAGCAGTCAAGCCCTACTTTAAGCTCTAATATGAACTTGTTTAGCGCTTTCTATAATCATCATTTGTTGCATAGAAGGGAGAATGAGTTGGAGTCGTCAGTTTACGCACTTAGGTACTCTGAATTAATTGTCAGGGCGAATGTCTTGCTAAGGTTTCTGAACGTTTCACTTGATAGAGAAAATATCAAAAACTCCGAACGCAGGCTTGAACTGCTTCAATCGCAGCTTGAACGTGAAGAGAAGCGTGAATTTGTCGGTGTAGCCAGTTTGGAGAATGTGTACAACTTCAGATCCCAGGTTGCAAACCAGAAGCTAACGCTTGTGGGCCTCGAAAACCAGTACAAAAGTGATTTTCTAGCGCTGATTCAAACGTTACAACTAAATGATCCTGAGAACTATGTGCTTCAGGATATCGAAGTGCAGGTTTCTGCGGAGGATACTCAGGTGGAACCATTTCAGCAGGTAATGGCGGAAGTTTTAGAGAACTCTTACAATGTCAAGAGCTCTTTTTATACCATGCAAGCGGCAAAAAATGCCTTGAAGGTGAGCCGCACCAGTTACTATCCTTCCGTTGGTATTGGAGCCGGAATCGGCACTCGATACTCAACCAACAATGATGGAGAGTTGTTCTCTCAGTACAAGACGTTTACAAACAATTACTACGGATTCCAGATAAGTGTGCCAATTTTCAACAACTTTTTGGTTAAAAACCAGGTTGCGCAGGCAAAGGTGGGAATGTTTAACGCTGAATTGAATTACAAGCAGGCAATTTTGGATATAACAAATAGAATTCAGAGGGACTATCTGGATTTAGTTTCATCCATTACCTCCTATGAATCTGCTTTGGAAAACTTCGAAGCACAGGAGCAGACATTCAATTTTGTTCAAACCCGATTCGACACTGGTGCGACAGATTTCTATACATACCTTGAAAGTCTGAATAATAAGAACAATGCCGAGATTACACTTATTAATGCCAAGTATAGTATTGCATTTAGGAATAAAATTCTCGATCTGTTCAGAGGAATGTCATCCACTACAGAGTAG
- the hutG gene encoding formimidoylglutamase, which yields MYRSPDRNIWRGRTDKYDGPDGARWHHVIQMLDLSRPIASAAGERKFALLGFCSDEGVRKNFGRRGASEGPYVIRKMAANLPWHGQSSVSLFDAGDVLCPNANLETVQRLLGQKVATLLDTGYFPILLGGGHEIAYGHFLGAFAHCPDKKIGIINLDAHFDLRNDPHAPTSGTPFLQIANFLAQEGKPFDYMCLGIQPSGNTTALYKTAHRKKVKYLEAGTLFQLSTAEIEKVIHKFTKPLDHIYLTICLDVMDGAFAPGVSAPAVMGLAPQQVAELLRIIMGTGKVLTCDIAEMNPAFDQDNRTAKLAANLVFRIMSELKPTK from the coding sequence ATGTACAGATCACCTGACAGAAACATTTGGCGAGGAAGAACTGATAAATATGATGGGCCGGATGGCGCCCGCTGGCACCATGTCATTCAAATGCTCGATCTGTCAAGACCTATTGCTTCGGCTGCGGGTGAAAGGAAATTTGCGCTGCTAGGCTTTTGTTCCGACGAAGGAGTAAGAAAAAACTTTGGTAGGAGAGGAGCCTCTGAAGGGCCATATGTTATCAGGAAAATGGCAGCCAATTTACCCTGGCACGGCCAATCATCTGTTTCCCTTTTCGATGCCGGCGATGTGCTTTGCCCCAATGCCAACCTGGAAACGGTTCAGAGGCTATTAGGACAAAAAGTGGCGACACTGCTAGATACCGGCTATTTCCCTATTTTGCTGGGAGGTGGACATGAAATCGCCTACGGACATTTTCTTGGGGCTTTTGCCCATTGTCCGGATAAGAAGATCGGTATCATCAATCTCGATGCACATTTCGATCTGCGAAACGACCCGCATGCACCCACCTCGGGGACGCCATTTTTGCAAATAGCTAATTTCCTTGCCCAGGAAGGAAAGCCGTTCGACTATATGTGCCTCGGCATTCAGCCGTCCGGCAATACCACTGCCCTTTACAAGACTGCCCACCGCAAGAAAGTAAAATACCTGGAAGCAGGAACGCTCTTTCAGCTTTCTACGGCCGAAATAGAAAAGGTGATCCATAAATTCACGAAGCCCCTCGATCATATTTACCTCACCATATGCCTCGACGTAATGGATGGCGCATTTGCTCCGGGTGTCAGTGCTCCGGCTGTAATGGGGCTGGCACCACAGCAGGTAGCCGAGCTACTGCGCATCATTATGGGCACAGGCAAAGTGCTTACCTGCGATATTGCAGAAATGAACCCAGCCTTTGATCAGGACAATAGAACAGCGAAACTAGCGGCAAACCTCGTATTTCGAATCATGAGCGAACTAAAACCTACAAAGTAG
- the hutI gene encoding imidazolonepropionase — MHTPQLTGPFKQVVTLANLPTKGPITDDQLQVVPNAGIVLHGDRIVEIVDFEEGTKKRKNVFEMEGDYVAFPGLIDCHTHICFAGSRAKDYQLKVGGAGYQEILKGGGGIHDTVQKTRAATLAELERLVAGRATRHITEGVTTIEVKSGYGLNLADELKMLEAISRTSKEYLLDLIPTCLAAHVKPGEFDQADEYLDFLVNNLLPQVKQEGLSNRVDIFVEDGAFDVALSRKYLTQAKELGFHLTVHADQFSSGGSKLAADIGALSADHLEASTDTDIKHLAGSNTVGVVLPGASMGLGLPFASARKLLDYGGCLAIATDWNPGSAPMGDLLMQAAVLGASQKLSMAETWAGITFRAAKALDLDDRGSLMSGNLADFIAFETTDYREVLYHQGKMKPVAVWKNGRLVE; from the coding sequence ATGCATACCCCCCAACTCACCGGCCCGTTCAAACAAGTCGTCACCCTGGCCAACCTGCCAACAAAGGGCCCAATAACGGACGATCAGCTTCAGGTGGTACCGAACGCAGGTATTGTGCTCCACGGCGATCGTATTGTCGAGATAGTTGACTTCGAAGAAGGAACGAAAAAGCGCAAGAATGTTTTTGAAATGGAAGGTGACTATGTGGCCTTTCCCGGGCTCATCGACTGCCACACCCATATCTGCTTTGCGGGCTCTCGGGCAAAAGACTACCAGCTGAAGGTGGGTGGTGCAGGCTATCAGGAGATACTCAAAGGCGGCGGTGGTATCCACGACACTGTGCAAAAGACGAGAGCGGCTACTCTGGCAGAATTAGAGAGGCTGGTAGCCGGGCGGGCCACACGGCACATCACAGAAGGTGTGACAACCATTGAAGTGAAAAGTGGTTATGGCCTTAACCTGGCCGACGAGCTTAAGATGTTGGAAGCCATCAGCCGCACGTCAAAGGAATATTTGCTCGACCTTATCCCCACTTGTCTGGCGGCCCATGTCAAGCCGGGTGAATTCGACCAGGCTGACGAATACCTCGATTTTCTGGTCAACAACCTATTGCCTCAGGTAAAACAGGAGGGTCTTTCCAATAGGGTAGATATTTTTGTGGAAGACGGTGCTTTTGATGTGGCGCTTAGCCGAAAGTACCTAACACAAGCCAAAGAATTGGGTTTTCACCTCACTGTGCACGCCGACCAGTTCAGTTCCGGCGGTAGCAAGCTGGCAGCAGACATCGGCGCTCTCAGCGCTGACCACCTCGAAGCTTCCACCGATACCGATATCAAGCACCTGGCTGGGAGCAACACCGTTGGCGTCGTATTGCCGGGTGCTTCCATGGGTTTGGGCCTGCCATTTGCTTCAGCCAGAAAATTGCTCGACTACGGGGGCTGTCTTGCCATCGCCACCGACTGGAACCCAGGCAGTGCTCCTATGGGTGATTTGCTGATGCAGGCGGCGGTGTTGGGAGCTTCGCAGAAGCTTTCCATGGCCGAAACCTGGGCAGGCATCACCTTCCGGGCAGCGAAAGCCCTTGACCTGGACGACCGAGGAAGCCTGATGTCCGGCAATTTGGCAGATTTTATTGCTTTTGAAACAACGGACTACCGGGAGGTGCTATATCACCAGGGTAAAATGAAACCAGTGGCCGTATGGAAAAATGGGCGGCTGGTTGAATAA
- the hutU gene encoding urocanate hydratase has translation MNLSAFLNTYASHPSYKAPTGSTLNARSWQTEAPLRMFLNNLDAEVAENPAELVVYGGTGQAARNVEAARKIIEMLLQLDDEHSLLIQSGKPVGVLRTHPEAPRVLIANSNLVPAWANWEHFQELKERGLMMYGQMTAGSWIYIGSQGILQGTYETFVECGKQHFGGGLKGKLLVSGGLGGMGGAQPLAATMAGATFLGVDIDPERIKKRLHTRYIDKMTDSYDEAVKWVLEARERKESISVGLVGDIGDVLERLLKDNITPDVLTDQTSAHDPVFGYVPNGLSLTDAEILRMKNPVKYKERSLKSMARHVGFMLEIKKRGAKVFDYGNNLREFARQGGEANAFDFPGFVPAYIRPLFCEGKGPFRWAALSGDAEDIYTTDKALMEAFPENAHLINWLQQAREKIAFQGLPCRICWLGMGEREKAGLIFNDLVKTGKVKAPIVIGRDHLDCGSVASPNRETEGMLDGSDAVSDWPLLNLMGNTAGGATWVSFHHGGGVGMGYSQHAGMVVLADGTERAEKCLRRVLFNDPAMGVFRHMDAGYELASNVAATHHLKF, from the coding sequence ATGAATCTTTCAGCCTTTCTTAATACTTACGCTAGCCACCCAAGCTACAAAGCGCCCACAGGCTCAACACTGAATGCCCGGTCGTGGCAGACTGAAGCGCCATTGCGCATGTTCCTCAACAACCTCGACGCTGAAGTGGCTGAAAATCCGGCAGAGTTGGTGGTGTACGGCGGCACTGGTCAGGCAGCCAGAAATGTGGAAGCGGCCAGAAAAATCATTGAGATGCTCCTGCAGTTGGATGACGAGCACAGTTTACTCATTCAATCTGGAAAGCCAGTCGGCGTGCTTCGGACACATCCCGAAGCACCAAGAGTGCTGATTGCCAACTCCAATTTGGTGCCGGCCTGGGCCAACTGGGAGCATTTTCAGGAACTGAAGGAGCGGGGCCTGATGATGTATGGCCAGATGACAGCTGGTAGCTGGATTTACATAGGTTCTCAGGGCATCCTTCAGGGAACCTACGAAACCTTTGTGGAATGTGGCAAGCAGCATTTTGGTGGCGGCCTCAAGGGGAAACTGCTGGTTTCCGGGGGCCTTGGTGGCATGGGAGGTGCTCAACCGTTGGCAGCGACCATGGCAGGGGCTACTTTCCTGGGTGTCGATATCGATCCCGAAAGAATAAAGAAGCGCCTGCACACCCGCTACATTGATAAAATGACCGACTCCTATGACGAAGCGGTGAAATGGGTGCTGGAAGCCAGGGAAAGGAAGGAAAGCATCTCGGTCGGCTTAGTGGGAGATATTGGCGACGTGCTGGAAAGGCTTTTGAAAGACAATATTACGCCCGATGTACTCACCGATCAGACATCTGCGCACGACCCTGTTTTCGGCTATGTGCCCAATGGGCTGTCGCTGACCGATGCGGAAATTCTTCGAATGAAAAATCCGGTGAAATACAAGGAGCGGTCATTGAAAAGCATGGCCCGCCATGTTGGCTTTATGCTCGAAATTAAGAAAAGGGGTGCCAAAGTATTTGACTACGGCAATAACCTCCGGGAATTTGCAAGGCAGGGAGGTGAGGCCAACGCTTTTGATTTCCCCGGGTTTGTGCCTGCTTATATCCGCCCGTTGTTTTGTGAAGGCAAAGGCCCTTTCCGTTGGGCTGCCCTTTCTGGCGACGCCGAAGATATTTACACCACCGACAAGGCTTTGATGGAAGCTTTTCCGGAAAATGCCCACCTCATCAACTGGTTGCAGCAAGCCAGAGAGAAAATAGCCTTTCAGGGGCTGCCCTGCCGTATTTGCTGGCTGGGCATGGGAGAGCGGGAAAAGGCCGGGCTGATCTTTAACGACCTGGTGAAAACAGGCAAAGTAAAAGCTCCGATCGTCATTGGTCGTGACCATCTCGACTGTGGTTCTGTAGCATCACCCAACAGGGAAACGGAAGGCATGCTCGACGGCTCCGATGCGGTGTCCGATTGGCCATTGCTTAACCTCATGGGCAATACAGCAGGCGGTGCCACGTGGGTTTCTTTCCACCACGGGGGAGGTGTTGGCATGGGCTATTCTCAGCACGCCGGCATGGTGGTGCTGGCCGATGGTACCGAAAGAGCGGAAAAATGCCTTCGTCGTGTGCTTTTCAACGATCCGGCCATGGGCGTTTTCCGCCACATGGACGCCGGCTACGAACTCGCCAGCAACGTCGCCGCCACCCATCATTTGAAATTTTAG
- the hutH gene encoding histidine ammonia-lyase — protein sequence MNFHPGEDRLSVGLLMRVCQQEVGVEIARAAREKIEQSRSYVDQIVESNKVVYGINTGFGPLCNTQIAAGDTRKLQDNILRSHSVGVGAPVPLDIVRLMLITKLQSLSQGYSGISTEVLERMIWHLTTGYLPYVPSQGSVGASGDLAPLAHMFLPLIGLGKVWDGNNWVETEAIFQKEGIKPIELGAKEGLALINGTQFIASFAVLGLYRLHNLLETADIIGAMSLEGVLGSASPFDPALHQLRAFQGSMHVAHRLRIMLKNSEMVASHANCGRVQDPYSFRCMPQVHGASRNAWLHLKELTEIEINSVTDNPVIFSAEKTISGGNFHGQLLAMPLDYATLAAAEIGSISDRRTYQLLEGDVEGLPKLLMRNTGINSGFMIPQYTSAALVSENKSLCFPASADSIPTSLGQEDHVSMGSISGRKLNTVLDNLENILAVELVCAAQAFDYRKPMKSGVILDACHELVRQKIDHAEEDRIFGDDIAVAREIVASGELTSAALEVAQSNNINLKGDLYESFSLS from the coding sequence GTGAATTTTCACCCTGGAGAGGACCGGCTGTCTGTCGGTCTTCTCATGAGGGTTTGCCAACAGGAAGTCGGTGTTGAGATCGCCAGAGCCGCCAGAGAAAAAATTGAACAGAGCCGAAGTTATGTTGACCAAATTGTAGAAAGCAATAAGGTTGTATATGGCATAAATACCGGTTTTGGGCCTTTGTGCAATACCCAGATAGCCGCTGGCGACACTCGAAAACTGCAGGACAATATCCTGCGCAGCCACAGTGTGGGGGTAGGGGCTCCTGTTCCTTTGGACATTGTCCGGCTGATGCTCATTACCAAGCTACAGTCCCTGAGTCAGGGCTATTCCGGCATTTCTACCGAAGTGTTGGAACGCATGATCTGGCACCTCACAACCGGATACTTACCCTACGTTCCGTCGCAAGGCTCAGTAGGTGCGTCCGGTGATTTGGCACCCTTGGCTCACATGTTCCTTCCTTTAATCGGGCTCGGAAAGGTGTGGGACGGAAACAACTGGGTCGAAACTGAAGCGATATTCCAAAAAGAGGGCATCAAGCCTATTGAGCTTGGCGCAAAGGAGGGGCTGGCGCTGATTAATGGCACGCAGTTCATTGCCTCGTTCGCCGTTCTGGGGTTGTACAGACTACACAACCTGCTTGAAACGGCTGACATCATTGGTGCCATGAGCCTCGAAGGAGTGCTCGGTTCTGCCAGCCCGTTCGATCCGGCACTGCATCAATTGCGGGCCTTCCAGGGGTCAATGCATGTAGCGCACAGGCTCAGAATAATGCTCAAAAATTCTGAAATGGTCGCTTCACATGCCAACTGTGGCAGGGTGCAGGATCCTTACAGTTTCCGCTGTATGCCACAGGTGCATGGCGCTTCCCGCAATGCATGGCTTCATCTCAAAGAGCTGACCGAAATAGAAATCAACAGTGTGACCGACAATCCCGTGATCTTTAGTGCTGAAAAAACCATCAGCGGAGGCAACTTCCATGGACAGTTGCTGGCCATGCCGCTAGATTACGCAACGTTGGCTGCTGCTGAAATTGGCAGCATTTCAGACAGACGTACGTATCAATTATTAGAAGGGGATGTCGAAGGTCTGCCGAAGCTCCTTATGCGCAATACCGGCATCAATTCCGGTTTCATGATTCCCCAGTACACCTCCGCTGCCCTGGTGAGCGAAAACAAAAGCCTTTGCTTCCCTGCCAGCGCCGACAGCATTCCTACGTCACTCGGTCAGGAGGACCATGTGAGTATGGGCTCCATCAGCGGCCGAAAACTGAACACCGTGCTGGATAACCTCGAAAATATTTTGGCCGTAGAGTTGGTATGTGCCGCACAAGCTTTCGACTACCGCAAGCCGATGAAGTCGGGGGTGATCCTGGACGCCTGTCACGAGCTGGTGCGACAAAAAATAGACCACGCAGAGGAGGACAGAATATTTGGCGATGACATCGCTGTAGCAAGGGAGATAGTTGCATCCGGGGAACTCACCAGTGCCGCACTTGAGGTTGCTCAATCAAACAATATCAACTTAAAAGGAGACCTGTATGAATCTTTCAGCCTTTCTTAA
- a CDS encoding LysR family transcriptional regulator: MPISNQLELRHFKYFLEVAEELHFRKAAEKLFITQPGLSRQIQQLEEELDVKLFVRTKRNVALTAPGKYLQQELKGVINNLDFIVKQLKMIEAGDDGEVRIGFVGSAMQNVIPRVLLEINKRFPSIHTTLMEMANQEQLEGVMHEKLDIGFVRLEHAPKEMQLITVFEDTFSLVLPHDHPMNEDSFVDLHQLKEENFILFSSDYSVDYFNQFMNIFEASGFRPKVSHRSVHASTIFRLVENKLGIAIVPTTLKEGFSLKVKFIELKNGKQTARLSAMWKKDNENPALRKFLEVMLGEQR, from the coding sequence ATGCCTATAAGTAATCAGTTAGAGCTTCGTCATTTCAAGTATTTTCTGGAAGTGGCGGAGGAGCTTCATTTCAGGAAAGCGGCCGAAAAGCTGTTTATCACCCAGCCGGGGCTTAGCCGACAGATACAGCAGCTGGAAGAAGAGCTGGACGTAAAACTGTTTGTAAGAACCAAGCGGAACGTAGCACTGACGGCACCTGGGAAATACCTTCAACAAGAGCTCAAGGGTGTTATCAACAATCTGGACTTCATAGTCAAGCAACTAAAAATGATTGAAGCCGGAGACGACGGTGAGGTGCGGATTGGCTTTGTAGGATCGGCCATGCAAAATGTTATTCCAAGGGTGCTACTTGAAATTAACAAGCGATTCCCTTCGATTCATACCACATTGATGGAAATGGCTAACCAGGAACAACTGGAAGGGGTCATGCACGAAAAGCTCGATATCGGTTTTGTAAGGCTGGAACATGCACCGAAGGAAATGCAATTAATTACGGTCTTCGAGGATACATTTTCTCTGGTGCTCCCTCATGATCACCCAATGAATGAAGACAGCTTTGTGGATTTGCATCAGCTAAAGGAAGAAAACTTTATTTTGTTTTCGAGCGATTATAGCGTCGACTATTTTAATCAGTTCATGAATATATTCGAAGCCAGCGGCTTCCGTCCGAAGGTTTCACATCGTTCGGTACACGCCAGTACAATTTTCAGATTGGTGGAGAATAAGCTTGGGATTGCAATAGTACCGACGACATTGAAAGAGGGTTTCAGTCTGAAAGTGAAGTTTATCGAGTTGAAAAATGGGAAGCAAACGGCCAGGTTGTCGGCGATGTGGAAGAAGGACAACGAGAATCCAGCGTTGCGGAAGTTTTTGGAGGTGATGTTGGGGGAACAGCGGTAA